One Thermogemmatispora onikobensis genomic window carries:
- the moeB gene encoding molybdopterin-synthase adenylyltransferase MoeB — MGEASREIMRRARELVPEWTPDQVQQALKGQKEGAQDLVLVDVREKHEWNEGYIPGALHVPRGYLELQIEEAVPDKTKPVVLYCAGGVRSLMAGATLKQMGYQNVISMAGGFGQWRARGYEVVQPRTLGEAQRKRYSRHLLIPEVGEAGQLKLLDSRVLLLGAGGLGSPAAYYLAAAGVGTIGVIDSDVVDESNLQRQILHNVSRIGKYKAESARETIEALNPDVKVITYVDRLDETNVARIIADYDVIIDGTDNFPTRYLLNDASIIANKPVVHGSVFRFEGQVTVFKPHEGPCYRCLYPEPPPAALAPSCAEAGVLGVLPGVIGLLQAVETIKLLLGIGEPLVGRLLTYDALTGEFNELKLYRDPQCPACGENAHPENLPTYADVCAISA; from the coding sequence ATGGGCGAAGCGTCCAGAGAAATCATGCGGCGCGCGCGCGAGCTAGTCCCCGAATGGACGCCCGACCAGGTCCAGCAGGCTCTCAAAGGCCAGAAGGAGGGAGCGCAGGATCTGGTCCTGGTTGACGTGCGTGAGAAGCACGAGTGGAACGAGGGCTACATTCCCGGTGCGCTGCACGTGCCGCGTGGCTATCTAGAGCTGCAGATTGAAGAGGCGGTACCTGATAAGACGAAGCCGGTGGTGCTCTACTGCGCTGGTGGTGTGCGCTCGCTCATGGCAGGGGCCACTCTCAAGCAGATGGGCTACCAAAACGTCATCTCGATGGCGGGCGGTTTTGGTCAATGGCGCGCCCGTGGCTATGAGGTGGTGCAGCCGCGCACACTAGGGGAGGCGCAGCGCAAGCGCTACAGTCGTCACCTGCTCATTCCCGAGGTTGGTGAGGCGGGGCAGTTAAAGCTCCTCGACTCGCGCGTCCTCTTGCTAGGTGCGGGTGGTCTTGGCTCGCCGGCGGCCTATTATCTGGCGGCGGCGGGGGTTGGCACCATTGGAGTCATCGACTCCGATGTCGTCGATGAGAGCAACCTCCAGCGTCAGATCCTGCATAACGTCAGCCGCATTGGCAAGTACAAGGCTGAGTCGGCGCGCGAGACCATTGAGGCTCTCAACCCTGATGTCAAGGTCATCACCTACGTTGATCGCCTCGATGAGACCAACGTGGCGCGTATCATTGCCGACTACGATGTCATCATCGATGGCACCGACAACTTCCCGACGCGCTACCTGCTCAACGATGCCTCGATCATCGCCAACAAGCCGGTGGTGCACGGAAGTGTCTTCCGCTTTGAAGGTCAGGTCACGGTCTTCAAGCCGCACGAAGGGCCGTGCTATCGCTGCCTCTATCCAGAGCCGCCTCCGGCAGCGCTGGCTCCCAGCTGCGCTGAGGCGGGAGTGCTTGGCGTCCTGCCCGGCGTGATTGGCCTGCTGCAGGCTGTCGAGACCATCAAGCTCCTGTTGGGGATTGGAGAGCCGTTGGTCGGACGGCTGCTAACCTACGATGCCCTCACCGGCGAGTTCAACGAGCTGAAGCTCTATCGTGATCCGCAATGCCCGGCCTGCGGCGAGAATGCCCATCCTGAGAACTTGCCAACCTACGCCGATGTCTGCGCCATCTCGGCCTGA
- a CDS encoding PLP-dependent cysteine synthase family protein, producing MRYSSILETIGNTPLVELKSLSPRPGVQIFAKLEGVNPSGSIKDRIARRMIEEAEASGKLAPGSILLEPTSGNTGIALAMIARVKGYKFVAVMPDNVTRERRQLLELYGADIIFSDGAQGSNGAVRLAQELARKDERYVMLYQYGNSANPDAHYYGTAVEIINDLPDLDVFVAGLGTGGTLTGNARRLKEYNPAIRVIAAEPMQGDSVQGLRSLEDGFVPPVLDLSLLDARILVSGIDAIRRTRQLKDQEGIFAGPSCGAALHAALRVASSMERGKIVVILADGGWKYLSEDLWTRDLSALEDDLESKLLW from the coding sequence ATGCGCTATAGCAGCATACTGGAGACCATAGGCAATACGCCACTGGTCGAGCTGAAAAGCCTCAGTCCACGGCCAGGAGTGCAGATCTTCGCCAAGCTGGAAGGAGTCAATCCCTCTGGCAGCATTAAGGACCGCATCGCCAGGCGCATGATCGAGGAGGCAGAGGCCAGCGGCAAGCTAGCGCCCGGCTCGATTCTGCTGGAGCCGACGAGCGGCAACACTGGCATTGCGCTGGCGATGATTGCGCGAGTCAAGGGATACAAGTTTGTCGCGGTAATGCCCGATAATGTAACGCGCGAGCGTCGCCAGTTGCTGGAACTCTATGGCGCGGACATCATCTTCTCGGATGGAGCTCAGGGAAGCAATGGCGCCGTGCGCCTGGCGCAGGAGCTAGCACGCAAAGATGAGCGCTACGTTATGCTCTATCAGTACGGCAACTCAGCCAACCCTGACGCCCACTACTACGGCACAGCTGTTGAGATCATCAATGATCTCCCCGACCTCGATGTCTTCGTGGCCGGCCTGGGCACTGGAGGGACCCTCACCGGGAACGCACGTCGCCTGAAGGAGTACAACCCGGCGATCCGCGTCATCGCTGCTGAGCCAATGCAAGGCGACAGCGTGCAGGGCTTGCGCAGTCTCGAAGACGGTTTTGTTCCGCCTGTGCTAGACCTGTCCCTCCTCGACGCGCGCATTCTGGTCTCGGGGATTGACGCCATCCGCCGGACGCGCCAGCTCAAGGACCAGGAAGGCATCTTCGCTGGCCCTTCCTGTGGCGCCGCTCTGCACGCGGCCCTGCGCGTCGCTTCCAGCATGGAGCGGGGGAAGATCGTCGTCATCCTCGCAGATGGCGGCTGGAAATATCTCAGCGAAGATCTGTGGACGCGCGATCTGAGCGCGTTGGAGGATGATCTGGAGAGTAAACTCTTATGGTAG
- a CDS encoding MoaD/ThiS family protein, with protein MATVRLAPVLRAAAGGAKQVSAQGNTLAEVLADLYRQYPSLKEQIQPEEELSRFINVYVNDQDVRYLQGLQTAVGPNDTVILLPAMAGGGQE; from the coding sequence ATGGCGACAGTGCGTCTTGCCCCCGTGTTGCGCGCAGCGGCTGGGGGTGCCAAGCAAGTCAGCGCCCAAGGCAACACACTGGCGGAAGTGCTGGCGGACCTCTATCGGCAGTATCCTTCTCTCAAAGAGCAGATTCAGCCTGAAGAGGAGCTGAGCCGCTTTATCAACGTCTATGTCAACGATCAAGACGTGCGCTACCTCCAGGGCCTGCAGACAGCAGTAGGTCCCAACGATACCGTGATCCTGCTGCCCGCAATGGCTGGCGGAGGCCAGGAGTAA